A genomic region of Bradyrhizobium sp. ORS 278 contains the following coding sequences:
- a CDS encoding DEAD/DEAH box helicase, with amino-acid sequence MIFDDVLQALEHKRSPVILTERRDHALLLAERLSRFARNVIVLTGGVGAKQRRGATQRLGDIPATDERVLIATGRYIGEGFDDARLDTLFLAMPISWKGTLAQYVGRLHRSYDAKREVIVYDYVDEAVPVLKRMSEKRGRGYKSVGYSIDCGPASSCHPTMLPIL; translated from the coding sequence ATGATCTTTGACGATGTCTTACAGGCGCTGGAGCATAAGCGGTCGCCGGTCATCTTGACCGAGCGCAGGGACCACGCGTTGCTCCTGGCCGAGAGGCTGTCTCGTTTCGCGCGCAATGTCATTGTCTTGACCGGTGGGGTAGGAGCAAAGCAAAGAAGAGGCGCAACGCAAAGGCTCGGCGATATTCCTGCGACCGACGAGCGGGTGCTGATCGCCACCGGGCGATACATCGGCGAGGGCTTCGATGATGCTCGGCTCGATACGCTCTTTCTTGCGATGCCGATCTCATGGAAGGGAACGCTCGCACAATATGTCGGGCGTCTGCATCGATCATACGATGCCAAGCGCGAGGTTATCGTCTACGACTACGTCGATGAAGCCGTGCCAGTCCTCAAACGCATGAGCGAGAAGCGGGGCAGGGGTTACAAGAGCGTCGGCTATTCGATCGATTGCGGCCCGGCATCGTCATGCCATCCAACGATGTTGCCGATTTTGTAA